One part of the Limnochordia bacterium genome encodes these proteins:
- a CDS encoding DUF6067 family protein, giving the protein MKRGLISVMMLACLLASTSAFCMDEGSYCVWVANNCQKILRDQLPPQERNMAINLEAAKNEYEGAQVIIRAMDSKLSNVSVSISDLVDEGAVISSEHISVYKQHYMQITTPTTDFPPGWYPDALIPITADSYFDVEAGVNQGVWLTVKIPKGIPAGSYEGTLNISGDSIEESLPIRLSVWDFELPDENHSKTSSATWWDQLLVGHPGIYRGSQEFYELLRNYYNFFLDYRISSMDLPIDDRYMDGYVSTAEQYINDPRVTSYRIPYYTDLMRTHRLVKKLKDNDLLEKGFFYVIDEPTPSMFDSINQTGKKIKSIDPELKHLVTMDINEAVMDSVNTWCTILTSWMGEYPQVARELQQKNDNSIWWYTCVNPKRPFPSYHIDDYLIGARILSWMQKAHNVEGNLYWAVNIYQKYDLDKGYISRDIWNDPLAFPGANGDGYLVYPGTEYGINGPIGSIRLEAIRDGNEDYEYLWLLERRMEAVAKELGIDFDTEEAMQPYFNRLFSSVKSYNEDPAELLEIRREVAHEIVRLDKSPKYLVEVDQLAADGPVLTVYVEPGATLLIDDEVCATDGDKAVIKLPSSEDVYDVNIKVVKDNKINTVTKRIAPRRGRVETYRQRISYLETREELGKWKFQNVESAISDRFSSQGIYSMQVTFAPNVDWPNIKLSHDNGGLSITDWSSYETFDFDVYNEEEGITAQIYVKFFEKNGKAFDRNWFNVFSKRQSHISIPINEIELDVSNMGCVEIWMHKTNQPITLHFDNFTLTKALDATVAQVPIWGNEKALSSSNISSKGVRLAWTGIDDQSIVQTYEIYMNGRLLDAVDANVSEYDVAGLEHDTEYVFHIEARSGTGHLSSNGPATIVRTENDEVVLNLAVLSDIHIHLNNTSIPHDTVVRFERALKDLKTTRPDYDALIVVGDLTSHGLDEEYDDMVEVIRNHKVSPVFYTLGNHEYWRARMDDTYNINDAKFPNGETEEMTHQRFLDKTNMPGIYYDEWITGKNGEDYHLVFLSPEKFWQTDQSIGDKAYISDEQIDWLQERLAEGADAHKPIFVFIHQPLESTLSDSDSYNSVIQTGKINEILEQFPQVILFSGHTHYDLNRPGNMYQETFTTFNTSSVYYTMESDKYPERSQGLYVDVYHDKVVVLDREFSDGSWVNGGAYRVLYPREASPKKKAAIRVSKQKVSLNDTIDVTLSNLPSPVGARDWIGLYEVDQVPGGGIGSIWWRYLPDLGITNDSGSFSLEVSRGMVSAGKTYKLVLFYNDSYEVEALGTFEVYDSEE; this is encoded by the coding sequence GATGGTATCCTGATGCCTTGATCCCGATAACGGCGGATTCCTACTTCGACGTGGAAGCCGGGGTGAATCAAGGAGTCTGGTTAACCGTTAAAATCCCCAAAGGGATACCTGCTGGTTCGTATGAGGGAACGTTAAACATAAGCGGTGATAGTATTGAGGAATCCCTGCCAATTCGACTGAGTGTATGGGATTTTGAGCTGCCAGACGAGAATCATAGTAAGACTTCGTCTGCTACATGGTGGGATCAACTTCTTGTTGGGCACCCAGGTATATATAGAGGAAGCCAAGAGTTTTATGAGCTACTACGCAACTATTACAACTTCTTCCTCGACTATCGCATATCGTCGATGGATTTGCCTATTGACGACAGATATATGGATGGTTATGTGAGCACAGCGGAGCAATACATAAACGATCCGAGAGTAACCAGTTATCGAATACCATACTATACTGATTTAATGAGGACCCATCGACTAGTTAAGAAACTGAAAGACAACGATCTCCTAGAAAAAGGTTTCTTCTATGTTATAGATGAACCGACACCTTCGATGTTTGACTCAATAAACCAGACTGGCAAGAAAATAAAGAGTATAGATCCGGAACTAAAGCATCTTGTAACTATGGATATCAATGAAGCAGTTATGGATTCGGTAAACACTTGGTGCACGATTCTCACTTCGTGGATGGGCGAGTATCCGCAAGTAGCACGTGAGTTGCAGCAAAAGAATGACAATAGCATCTGGTGGTACACTTGCGTCAATCCCAAAAGACCGTTTCCCTCCTACCATATCGACGACTATCTGATCGGAGCAAGAATCCTTTCGTGGATGCAAAAAGCCCATAATGTCGAGGGAAACCTCTATTGGGCCGTCAATATCTACCAGAAGTATGACCTCGATAAAGGATACATCAGTAGGGATATCTGGAATGATCCATTGGCATTTCCAGGTGCGAATGGTGATGGGTATTTAGTATATCCCGGAACCGAATATGGGATAAATGGGCCCATAGGCAGCATCCGGTTAGAGGCAATTCGGGACGGTAACGAAGACTACGAGTACTTGTGGCTTCTCGAGAGAAGAATGGAAGCGGTGGCGAAAGAATTAGGTATTGATTTCGATACAGAAGAAGCTATGCAACCGTATTTCAATAGACTGTTCTCATCCGTAAAATCGTATAACGAGGATCCTGCGGAGCTACTTGAAATCAGAAGGGAAGTAGCACATGAAATCGTCCGTCTAGACAAGAGCCCCAAGTACCTTGTTGAAGTTGATCAACTAGCGGCCGATGGTCCGGTGCTCACCGTATATGTTGAACCTGGAGCGACGCTGCTTATTGATGATGAAGTCTGTGCGACGGATGGAGACAAGGCCGTGATCAAGCTACCATCCTCTGAGGATGTCTACGACGTCAATATCAAGGTAGTGAAGGATAACAAGATAAACACAGTAACGAAACGAATCGCGCCAAGAAGAGGCCGGGTAGAAACCTATCGGCAGAGAATAAGCTACCTTGAGACACGTGAGGAACTTGGGAAGTGGAAATTCCAGAATGTTGAATCCGCCATTTCAGATAGGTTTTCGTCGCAGGGCATTTACTCTATGCAGGTTACCTTTGCACCGAATGTTGATTGGCCGAACATTAAGCTGTCCCATGATAATGGGGGACTTAGCATAACTGATTGGTCTTCATATGAGACCTTTGACTTTGATGTATACAACGAAGAGGAAGGAATTACTGCTCAGATTTATGTGAAGTTCTTTGAGAAGAACGGCAAGGCCTTTGATCGAAACTGGTTCAATGTCTTTAGCAAGAGGCAATCGCATATTTCCATCCCCATTAACGAGATTGAACTTGATGTTTCGAACATGGGATGTGTCGAGATCTGGATGCACAAGACAAATCAGCCTATTACTTTGCACTTCGATAACTTTACGCTGACAAAAGCGCTCGATGCCACCGTTGCACAGGTGCCTATCTGGGGTAATGAGAAGGCCCTAAGTTCCTCGAATATATCATCAAAGGGAGTACGTCTAGCTTGGACCGGAATAGATGATCAAAGTATTGTTCAGACGTACGAAATATATATGAACGGCAGGCTGCTCGATGCTGTGGATGCCAACGTTTCTGAGTATGATGTGGCAGGACTAGAACACGACACTGAGTATGTATTCCACATCGAGGCGCGAAGCGGTACTGGGCACCTCAGTTCAAACGGCCCTGCCACTATAGTTAGAACGGAGAACGATGAGGTTGTATTGAATCTCGCTGTTCTTAGTGACATTCATATTCACTTGAATAACACCAGTATTCCTCATGATACCGTTGTCAGGTTTGAACGGGCGCTAAAAGACTTGAAGACTACACGACCCGACTATGATGCGTTAATTGTCGTTGGTGACTTAACCAGTCATGGCTTGGATGAGGAATATGATGACATGGTTGAAGTTATCAGAAACCACAAAGTTAGCCCGGTATTCTATACCCTAGGGAACCATGAATACTGGAGAGCGCGCATGGATGATACTTACAACATCAACGATGCGAAGTTTCCTAACGGGGAGACCGAGGAAATGACGCATCAAAGGTTTCTCGACAAGACAAACATGCCAGGGATTTACTACGATGAATGGATCACGGGGAAAAATGGGGAGGACTATCATCTAGTTTTCCTTAGTCCCGAGAAGTTTTGGCAGACGGATCAGTCCATCGGTGATAAGGCGTACATTAGCGACGAGCAGATCGACTGGCTGCAAGAGAGACTGGCGGAGGGAGCAGATGCGCATAAGCCAATATTTGTGTTTATCCATCAGCCCCTAGAAAGCACATTATCGGATAGTGATTCTTACAACAGCGTGATTCAAACCGGCAAGATCAATGAGATTCTTGAGCAATTTCCACAGGTGATCCTGTTTAGTGGTCATACCCACTACGATTTGAATAGACCGGGTAACATGTACCAGGAGACCTTTACTACATTTAACACATCGTCTGTGTACTACACAATGGAATCGGATAAGTATCCTGAACGCTCCCAAGGCCTTTACGTGGATGTGTATCACGACAAAGTGGTTGTCCTGGACCGAGAGTTTAGCGATGGGAGTTGGGTAAACGGTGGAGCATATCGCGTGCTCTATCCTCGGGAAGCATCGCCAAAGAAAAAGGCTGCGATCAGAGTATCGAAACAGAAGGTTAGTCTTAATGACACGATAGACGTCACACTATCCAATCTGCCAAGCCCGGTGGGCGCACGTGACTGGATAGGTCTTTATGAAGTCGATCAAGTGCCTGGAGGCGGCATAGGATCAATCTGGTGGCGCTACTTACCCGACCTGGGGATTACCAATGATAGTGGGAGCTTCAGCTTAGAAGTAAGTCGGGGAATGGTGTCGGCAGGTAAAACGTATAAACTGGTTCTGTTCTATAATGATTCGTACGAAGTAGAGGCCCTGGGAACATTTGAGGTTTACGATTCTGAAGAGTAA